Proteins co-encoded in one Streptomyces roseochromogenus subsp. oscitans DS 12.976 genomic window:
- a CDS encoding RidA family protein yields MIRRVDAPGLFPPPTYAHASVVEAGSRLAFLAGAVPLDEKGEIVGPGDPVRQTEQVIANLREQLAAVGSDLAHVVTTDVYVVSSEPSVLSAVWEVVEASGLSAGPHSSTLLGVACLGYTGQLVEITATAAVPEREESR; encoded by the coding sequence ATGATCCGACGAGTCGACGCGCCCGGTCTCTTCCCGCCGCCCACCTATGCGCATGCATCCGTGGTGGAAGCGGGCAGCAGGCTCGCCTTCCTCGCAGGGGCCGTGCCGCTCGACGAGAAGGGGGAGATCGTCGGTCCGGGTGACCCCGTGCGGCAGACCGAGCAGGTGATCGCCAATCTTCGGGAGCAACTGGCCGCCGTCGGGAGTGACTTGGCGCATGTCGTCACCACGGACGTGTACGTGGTGAGCAGTGAGCCCTCCGTGCTGTCCGCGGTGTGGGAGGTCGTCGAGGCGTCCGGGCTGAGCGCGGGACCGCACTCGTCCACGCTGCTCGGCGTCGCCTGCCTCGGGTACACCGGGCAGCTGGTGGAGATCACGGCCACGGCCGCGGTGCCGGAGCGGGAGGAGAGCCGGTGA
- a CDS encoding nucleotidyltransferase domain-containing protein: MPETSDSDFLSRTADRLAALPTVQAVALGGSRAQGTHRDDSDWDLAVYYRGPFDPDDLRAVGWDGEVSEVGEWGGGVFNGGAWLTVDGRRVDVHYRDLDVVEHELAEVAEGRFRVEPLLFHLAGIPTYLIVAELAVNQVLRGTLPRPAGYPAKLRVTAAERWYGTARATLGYAKANHAPHGRLTETAGAIATAAAQAAHAVLAARGEWVTNEKRLLERAGLRGIDAVVGGLRAEPDALVRAVTDAERIVGSTRP, encoded by the coding sequence ATGCCCGAGACTTCCGACTCCGATTTCCTCAGCCGTACGGCCGACCGCCTCGCCGCCCTCCCCACCGTCCAGGCCGTCGCCCTCGGCGGTTCCCGGGCCCAGGGCACCCACCGGGACGACAGCGACTGGGACCTGGCCGTCTACTACCGCGGCCCGTTCGACCCGGACGATCTGCGGGCCGTCGGCTGGGACGGGGAGGTGTCCGAGGTCGGTGAGTGGGGTGGCGGGGTGTTCAACGGCGGAGCCTGGCTGACCGTCGACGGGCGCCGGGTGGATGTGCACTACCGGGATCTCGACGTGGTCGAGCACGAGCTGGCGGAGGTCGCGGAGGGCCGGTTCCGGGTGGAGCCGCTGCTCTTCCACCTCGCCGGCATTCCCACCTATCTGATCGTGGCCGAACTCGCCGTCAACCAGGTGCTCAGGGGCACCCTGCCCCGCCCCGCGGGCTACCCGGCCAAGCTGCGCGTCACCGCCGCCGAGCGCTGGTACGGCACCGCCCGGGCCACTCTCGGCTACGCCAAGGCCAACCACGCACCCCACGGCCGCCTCACGGAGACCGCCGGGGCCATCGCCACGGCCGCCGCCCAGGCCGCGCACGCCGTGCTCGCGGCACGCGGCGAGTGGGTGACGAACGAGAAACGGCTGCTGGAGCGGGCCGGGCTGCGCGGGATCGACGCGGTGGTGGGTGGGCTGCGGGCCGAACCCGACGCGCTGGTCCGCGCCGTCACCGACGCCGAGCGGATCGTCGGGTCGACGCGTCCATGA
- a CDS encoding FUSC family protein, producing the protein PSRSVPALRALDDALLRAAEAFDRADGPRQRLLTRHRGAKDALRAAFGTGGREYGLRVALCFGASAAIAQALHHTRWHGQHQHWYWLPATAVFLVKPDLGPLVSRVLCRAAGTVLGALVFAGLAALLPRPGGLIALVAVCGALVPVATRHFAAQTAVVTVLVLALVMAGGEPQASVSRIGETLLACVLVLIVGHLPMPGRRGGAVRARLATAGGAAQAYLAHVLGASDAVAESGDRGELGALGEHGARGGSVGLGGSGDLGESVGLGDHDTSGVLRRSGAFDRSGDSGVLGRPGDRAERWALRREAYRTLAEARTAIALAAAELPALARHTAGTDAVADILELLVDTTTACAVHLDDTGRLTPRHLGQLREALRELETRGVKVPLPAAA; encoded by the coding sequence CCCCCAGCCGGTCCGTTCCCGCCCTGCGCGCCCTCGACGACGCCCTGTTGCGCGCCGCCGAGGCCTTCGACCGGGCGGACGGCCCGCGGCAGCGGTTGCTCACCCGGCACCGGGGCGCCAAGGACGCCCTGCGCGCCGCGTTCGGCACCGGCGGACGCGAGTACGGGCTGCGCGTCGCCCTCTGCTTCGGGGCCAGCGCCGCCATCGCCCAGGCGCTGCACCACACCCGCTGGCACGGCCAGCACCAGCACTGGTACTGGCTGCCCGCCACCGCCGTCTTCCTCGTCAAGCCCGACCTCGGGCCGCTCGTCTCCCGGGTGCTGTGCCGGGCCGCCGGGACCGTGCTGGGCGCCCTGGTGTTCGCCGGTCTCGCCGCGCTGCTGCCCCGGCCCGGCGGGCTGATCGCGCTGGTCGCGGTCTGCGGGGCGCTCGTCCCGGTCGCCACCCGGCACTTCGCCGCGCAGACCGCCGTCGTCACCGTCCTCGTCCTCGCCCTGGTCATGGCCGGCGGCGAGCCGCAGGCCTCCGTCAGCCGCATCGGCGAGACCCTGCTGGCCTGCGTACTCGTGCTGATCGTCGGGCATCTGCCGATGCCAGGCAGACGCGGCGGCGCGGTGCGGGCACGCCTCGCCACGGCCGGCGGCGCCGCGCAGGCCTATCTCGCGCATGTCCTCGGCGCGTCCGACGCTGTCGCTGAGTCCGGCGACCGTGGTGAGCTCGGTGCTCTCGGCGAGCATGGCGCTCGCGGCGGCTCCGTCGGCCTCGGCGGGTCCGGCGACCTTGGTGAATCCGTCGGCCTCGGCGACCACGACACGTCCGGCGTCCTCCGCCGGTCCGGCGCCTTCGACCGGTCCGGCGACTCCGGCGTCCTCGGACGCCCCGGCGACCGCGCCGAGCGGTGGGCGTTGCGCCGAGAGGCCTACCGCACCCTCGCCGAGGCCCGTACCGCGATCGCGCTGGCCGCCGCCGAACTTCCCGCCCTCGCCCGGCACACCGCGGGCACGGACGCCGTCGCGGACATCCTGGAGCTGCTTGTCGACACGACCACGGCCTGTGCCGTCCACCTCGACGACACAGGCCGGCTCACACCTCGGCACCTCGGGCAACTACGGGAAGCACTACGAGAGTTGGAGACTAGGGGGGTGAAGGTGCCGCTGCCGGCCGCCGCGTAG
- a CDS encoding amidohydrolase gives MRASPADLVITGCTVLVHDEEERIGFRPDAAIVVRDRVVESVTTAAEVRELPAAERIEAHGQVAMPGLINCHTHASMTVLRGLAEDLPIEEWFNDVVWPAESNLTAGDVELGARLACAEMIRGGVTCFADHYFHMDEVAAVVTECGLRAHLGEAYFSSQGPEGRERSAEFALRHRGGADGRITTALAPHAPYTVTDADLAATAELARAHGLPVHLHAAENRDQTDTSLARHGLTPIEVLDRTGLLDTDLLIAHGTGIIERDLPLLARTGGRTAVATAPRGYLKFAWPATTPVRALREAGVPVGLATDGAASNNSLDVWESMTLTALIQKSTEGDPRWLTSRQALHHATLQSARAVGLGGSVGTLAPGRRADLILVDLSGPHTQPVHDLAATLVHSARSSDVRTTVVDGRILMRDRELLTLDLPAVVGELGRRLPALTDRSHGRRIQEYDT, from the coding sequence ATGCGTGCCTCTCCCGCCGACCTCGTCATCACCGGCTGCACCGTGCTCGTCCATGACGAGGAGGAGCGGATCGGGTTCCGTCCGGACGCGGCGATCGTCGTACGCGACCGGGTCGTCGAGTCGGTGACGACGGCTGCAGAGGTGCGGGAACTGCCGGCCGCGGAGCGGATCGAGGCGCACGGGCAGGTCGCCATGCCGGGGCTGATCAACTGCCATACGCACGCGTCGATGACGGTGCTGCGCGGCCTGGCCGAGGATCTGCCGATCGAGGAGTGGTTCAACGACGTCGTCTGGCCCGCCGAGTCCAACCTCACCGCCGGCGACGTGGAGTTGGGCGCCCGGCTCGCCTGCGCCGAGATGATCCGGGGCGGGGTGACCTGCTTCGCCGACCACTACTTCCACATGGACGAGGTCGCCGCCGTCGTCACCGAGTGCGGGCTGCGCGCCCACCTCGGCGAGGCCTACTTCTCCAGTCAGGGCCCCGAAGGGCGGGAGCGGTCGGCCGAGTTCGCGCTCCGGCACCGTGGCGGCGCCGACGGCCGTATCACCACCGCCCTCGCCCCGCACGCCCCCTACACCGTCACCGACGCCGACCTCGCCGCCACCGCCGAACTCGCCCGCGCACACGGCCTGCCCGTCCACCTGCACGCCGCCGAGAACCGCGACCAGACCGACACCAGCCTCGCCCGGCACGGCCTCACCCCCATCGAGGTCCTGGACCGGACCGGACTGCTCGACACCGACCTGCTCATCGCGCACGGCACCGGCATCATCGAGCGCGACCTCCCCTTGCTGGCCAGGACCGGGGGCCGTACGGCCGTGGCGACCGCGCCCCGCGGTTACCTCAAGTTCGCCTGGCCGGCCACCACCCCGGTACGGGCCCTTCGCGAGGCCGGCGTCCCCGTCGGCCTCGCCACGGACGGCGCCGCCTCCAACAACTCCCTCGACGTCTGGGAGTCGATGACGCTGACCGCCCTGATCCAGAAGTCCACCGAAGGCGACCCGCGCTGGCTGACCTCCCGTCAGGCCCTGCACCACGCCACCCTGCAGAGTGCCCGCGCGGTCGGCCTCGGCGGCAGCGTCGGCACCCTCGCGCCCGGCCGGCGCGCCGACCTCATCCTGGTCGACCTCTCCGGCCCGCACACCCAGCCCGTCCACGACCTCGCCGCCACCCTCGTGCACAGCGCCCGGTCCTCGGACGTCCGCACGACCGTCGTCGACGGCCGGATCCTGATGCGCGACCGCGAACTGCTCACCCTCGATCTCCCCGCCGTCGTAGGTGAGTTGGGGCGCCGCCTGCCCGCACTGACCGACCGGAGCCACGGGCGGCGCATCCAGGAGTACGACACCTGA